One genomic region from Rosa rugosa chromosome 1, drRosRugo1.1, whole genome shotgun sequence encodes:
- the LOC133732104 gene encoding aspartic proteinase CDR1-like, whose protein sequence is MQLQPANTGSDLIWTQCQPCQACYETKYALFDSRNSSTYRNITCSARECRLLGDARPPNYSPNICRKFPEGNCDYRVTYADKASSTGVLAKETITLTSKTGKVVTLKDIVFGCGFLNDAGPVGATGNQMGVIGLGKGPLSFVSQIAPHVGGKRFSYCLVPLDTDPSTKSQINFGNGSEVLGEGVVSTPLVDIEGESYVVAVEGITIGNEFVPFNSSKTLANKLNMIVDSGSTLGDVPRDIFDRVVTQLNMTLDPELEPRHIHHKLPHTNSSSWHELPSK, encoded by the exons ATGCAGCTGCAGCCTGCAAATACAGGTAGCGATCTAATATGGACGCAATGTCAGCCGTGTCAAGCTTGCTACGAGACCAAATATGCCCTCTTCGACTCGAGAAATTCCTCGACTTATAGAAACATTACTTGTTCTGCAAGGGAGTGTAGACTTCTTGGAGATGCCAGACCACCAAACTATTCACCAAACATTTGTAGAAAATTTCCTGAAGGAAATTGTGATTATCGTGTCACGTATGCAGACAAGGCATCCTCTACAGGCGTATTGGCAAAAGAAACAATTACCTTGACATCCAAAACAGGTAAAGTTGTAACTCTAAAAGATATTGTCTTTGGGTGTGGGTTTTTGAATGATGCTGGTCCTGTTGGTGCAACTGGAAATCAAATGGGAGTGATTGGGCTTGGAAAGGGGCCCTTGTCATTTGTTTCTCAAATTGCTCCCCATGTTGGAGGGAAGAGATTTTCTTATTGCTTGGTGCCCCTAGATACTGATCCCTCAACTAAAAGCCAGATCAATTTTGGGAATGGGAGTGAAGTTTTGGGTGAAGGGGTGGTCTCAACACCATTGGTTGATATAGAAGGAGAATCTTATGTTGTGGCGGTAGAAGGAATTACCATCGGAAATGAATTTGTTCCGTTCAACTCATCAAAGACATTGGCCAATAAACTTAACATGATTGTCGACTCAGGCTCAACTCTTGGAGATGTACCTCGAGATATTTTTGACCGAGTGGTAACTCAGTTGAATATGACGCTTGATCCAGAATTAGAGCC aaggcacatacatcacaaGCTGCCTCATACCAACAGTTCTAGCTGGCACGAGCTGCCAAGCAAATGA